The proteins below are encoded in one region of Colletotrichum lupini chromosome 5, complete sequence:
- a CDS encoding WD repeat domain-containing protein — protein MTLPTDSSAALSASGSIKRPVADASNSATATPTRFATPPPPSDRGLVENRQYLENTNQRKIQHSRRPSESARSSAFDPDAVDSALLREMHHRSQRESTPGASPHRKRQRINGDRFIPTRTGQDLQASFNLLHEDGSPATPSKQKKRTPHGELHFQKTEEANRTFSTLLRAELFEGSIPQATPPTMSPEHTLSTASHSANIRDSTRSRTPPNNASTNSLPSSLTPSTPHKNLFSYMSPRNLGNAGHLTPSRTPQSRHGPNLDTRSEIYSLSPVRFNSQQMLLSPRRQPRAVSKVPYKVLDAPDLADDFYLNLVDWGSANVLGVGLGSSVYMWNAQTSRVNKLCTLEDDTVTSVSWIQKGTHIAIGTGKGLVQIWDAEKTRRLRTMTGHTARVGSLAWNTHILTSGSRDRLIYHRDVRAPDQWLRKLVGHKQEVCGLKWNCEDGQLASGGNDNKLMVWDKLSETPLWKFSDHTAAVKAIAWSPHQRGLLASGGGTADRRIIFHDTVRGSVINEIDTGSQVCNIAWSKNSNEIVSTHGYSQNQIVVWKYPSMTQVVSLTGHTYRVLYLAMSPDGRTVVTGAGDETLRFWNAFGRRPGAREDSDGGRLSDWGVIR, from the exons ATGACTCTCCCGACCGATTCTTCGGCTGCCCTCAGCGCTTCTGGTTCCATCAAAAGACCAGTAGCTGATGCAAGCAATTCAGCAACCGCGACACCCACTCGCTTCGCAACACCCCCCCCTCCTTCCGACAGAGGTCTCGTCGAGAACCGCCAATATCTGGAAAATACAAACCAGCGCAAGATTCAACACAGCAGAAGACCTAGTGAATCAGCTCGATCCAGTGCTTTCGACCCCGACGCCGTCGACAGTGCTTTGCTACGTGAGATGCACCACCGATCACAGAGGGAAAGCACACCTGGTGCAAGCCCACATCGGAAGCGCCAGAGAATCAATGGCGACAG ATTTATTCCGACACGAACTGGCCAGGACCTCCAAGCCAGCTTCAACTTGCTACACGAAGATGGCTCTCCAGCGACACCGTCCAAACAAAAGAAGCGTACTCCTCACGGAGAGCTACACTTTCAGAAGA CTGAGGAAGCAAACCGGACATTCTCGACGTTGCTCCGCGCAGAGCTCTTTGAAGGCTCAATACCACAGGCAACACCGCCCACTATGTCTCCTGAGCATACTTTATCCACTGCATCGCACTCTGCCAATATTCGAGATTCAACGAGGTCTCGCACCCCGCCAAACAACGCTTCTACCAACTCTCTTCCATCCTCTCTAACGCCATCGACTCCCCACAAGAATCTGTTCTCCTACATGTCTCCGCGGAACCTGGGCAATGCGGGTCATCTAACGCCGTCAAGGACACCGCAGAGCCGGCATGGTCCCAATCTTGACACTCGCTCCGAGATCTATAGCCTTTCGCCAGTTCGCTTCAACAGTCAACAGATGCTGCTTAGTCCGCGGAGGCAACCGAGGGCGGTCAGTAAAGTGCCTTATAAAGTTCTCGACGCGCCTGATTTGGCAGATGATTTCTACCTCAACTTGGTAGATTGGGGCAGTGCCAATGTGCTTGGGGTCGGGCTCGGGTCCAGTGTTTACATGTGGAATGCTCAGACAAGTCGCGTCAACAAGCTGTGTACGCTCGAGGACGATACAGTAACGAGCGTGTCATGGATTCAGAAAGGAACCCATATCGCTATCGGGACCGGCAAGGGCCTCGTCCAAATCTGGGACGCTGAAAAGACAAGGCGACTGCGAACAATGACAGGCCACACGGCACGAGTGGGCTCCCTGGCTTGGAACACTCACATACTGACATCTGGCTCTCGCGATCGCCTGATCTACCACCGCGACGTGCGGGCCCCCGACCAGTGGCTCCGAAAGCTCGTCGGCCATAAGCAGGAGGTTTGCGGTCTTAAGTGGAACTGCGAAGACGGCCAGCTTGCCAGCGGTGGCAATGACAACAAGCTCATGGTGTGGGATAAGCTTTCCGAGACACCGCTGTGGAAGTTTTCAGATCACACGGCAGCTGTCAAGGCCATTGCATGGTCACCGCATCAACGGGGACTGTTGGCTTCGGGTGGAGGTACGGCTGATCGACGCATCATCTTCCACGACACAGTCCGCGGATCTGTCATCAACGAGATCGATACTGGCAGCCAGGTCTGCAATATCGCCTGGTCCAAGAACTCCAATGAGATTGTCTCGACGCACGGTTATAGTCAAAACCAGATTGTGGTATGGAAATACCCTTCCATGACGCAGGTGGTCAGTCTCACTGGACACACGTATCGTGTGCTTTACCTGGCTATGAGCCCGGACGGCAGAACCGTTGTGACCGGCGCCGGAGATGAGACATTACGATTCTGGAACGCATTTGGACGACGACCTGGGGCGAGAGAGGATAGTGATGGAGGGCGACTATCTGACTGGGGCGTCATCCGGTAG
- a CDS encoding F-box protein → MEESKPVDVPGAKGEDAQTDSEAAFTPDHTETQSALSGSPPDHDGLHTPTLGPVNSGSPKLSRHGSFSGSSSYQEDWDVFPPLDRISVLDLLDNFALPQQLEKLQKGFSAQTQKVRKSRDAFKNKSQHARERMVDEWRRRVPTADEQLERYRKRMRTSVDKLGKQWNDTRVVTMREKVSFIFGVMNIFVSGLLMGGWPEYFHLWYTVQVLYFMPIRYFTYHRRGYHYFLADLCYFVNLLLVLSIWIFPGSRRLFLATYCLAFGNNAVAIIMWRNSLVFHSFDKVTSLFIHIMPCATLHCIVHLWPADLQASRLPAIWALKHSPAGSSGGYGNIVSMLAWSSVPYAIWQLSYYFFITVRRRDKIAAGRPTSFTWLRKSYSKTWIGKVVLSLPDALQESAFMLIQYSYAVLTMLPCPLWFMSRYASAAFLSIVFTWSVYNGATYYIDVFGTRFQKELEALRAEVKQWQNTPEMGGQSPLMTPNPEGSAPSELHLTNSQDGASGNLNSAYKHENTVMEESIKAGAQSDRIPLLSEELSAQGVASGIDGGARDVAKERKAAGAS, encoded by the coding sequence ATGGAAGAATCAAAACCAGTGGATGTACCTGGCGCCAAAGGCGAGGATGCCCAAACGGACAGCGAGGCTGCTTTCACTCCCGACCACACCGAGACACAATCCGCCCTCAGCGGTTCTCCTCCTGACCACGATGGTCTTCATACCCCGACCCTTGGTCCTGTGAACTCGGGGAGCCCCAAGCTTTCGAGACACGGGTCCTTCTCCGGCAGCAGTTCCTACCAGGAGGACTGGGACGTTTTCCCGCCCCTCGACCGCATCTCTGTACTCGATCTTCTCGACAACTTTGCTCTACCACAGCAGCTGGAGAAGTTGCAAAAAGGCTTCTCTGCCCAGACGCAAAAGGTCCGCAAGTCCAGGGATGCTTTTAAGAACAAGAGCCAGCACGCGCGTGAGCGCATGGTCGACGAGTGGCGGCGACGCGTCCCTACCGCCGACGAGCAGTTAGAAAGATACAGGAAGCGGATGCGCACCAGCGTCGACAAGCTGGGAAAGCAATGGAACGACACTAGGGTGGTCACGATGCGCGAGAAGGTCTCATTCATCTTTGGCGTCATGAATATCTTCGTCAGCGGTCTTCTCATGGGCGGATGGCCCGAGTACTTTCACTTGTGGTACACCGTCCAAGTGCTGTACTTCATGCCTATTCGATACTTCACCTACCATCGCCGGGGATACCACTACTTCCTCGCCGATCTTTGCTACTTCGTCAACCTGCTCCTCGTTCTCAGCATTTGGATCTTCCCTGGCTCGAGACGACTTTTCCTAGCCACCTACTGTCTCGCATTCGGCAATAACGCTGTAGCGATCATCATGTGGAGGAATTCGCTCGTCTTCCACAGTTTCGACAAGGTCACTTCATTATTTATACATATCATGCCTTGCGCAACGCTCCACTGCATAGTCCACCTGTGGCCAGCAGATCTCCAGGCCAGTCGTCTACCTGCCATCTGGGCTCTGAAACACTCCCCTGCTGGCTCAAGTGGAGGCTACGGAAATATCGTCTCTATGCTTGCCTGGAGCTCTGTTCCCTACGCTATCTGGCAGCTTTCCTACTACTTCTTCATTACTGTTCGTCGGCGTGACAAGATTGCTGCCGGTCGGCCGACATCCTTCACTTGGCTGCGCAAGTCATACTCCAAGACTTGGATCGGGAAAGTCGTTCTCTCTTTGCCAGACGCCCTGCAAGAATCTGCCTTCATGCTGATCCAGTACTCGTACGCGGTACTCACCATGCTTCCCTGCCCCCTGTGGTTTATGAGCAGGTATGCCTCGGCGGCATTCCTCTCCATCGTCTTCACCTGGAGCGTGTACAATGGAGCAACCTACTACATCGACGTCTTTGGTACACGTTTTCAAAAGGAGCTCGAAGCACTGAGGGCCGAGGTCAAACAGTGGCAGAACACACCCGAAATGGGCGGCCAGTCGCCCCTGATGACGCCGAATCCCGAAGGGTCCGCGCCGAGCGAGCTGCACCTCACAAACAGCCAAGACGGAGCAAGTGGCAACCTCAACTCGGCTTACAAGCACGAGAACACGGTCATGGAAGAAAGCATCAAGGCCGGTGCGCAGTCCGATCGGATTCCGCTGCTGAGCGAAGAGCTCTCGGCCCAGGGGGTAGCCAGTGGGATTGATGGGGGTGCTAGAGACGTGGCCAAGGAGAGAAAGGCAGCGGGGGCATCTTGA
- a CDS encoding RecF/RecN/SMC N terminal domain-containing protein, which translates to MGKLIRLELFNFKSYKGHHILLFGDSYFTSIIGPNGSGKSNSMDAISFVLGIKSSHLRSAHLKDLVYRGRVLKTSKINDDGSAEANGSNGHSNGDGDELSQKASRTDPKTAWVMAVYEDDAGDEQKWKRSITNQGSSEYRINDRVVTAQQYNEALESENILIKARNFLVFQGDVEAIAAQSPQDLTRLIEQISGSLEYKAEYERLQTEAEQAAENQSFQLHRRRGINSEIKQYQEQKKEADNFQKKTDERDEAIVKHALWKLYHFQRGMDESTEQIHDHQQNLQEFQRNVESFRRKLEVAQKEQQAAAKDVNGVEKAINAKKREFDELEHRLIPIDAKIEEKTRNIEQGRSRMEPVRKERDKQAEVIKEDEARLKTTEKAQQHFEKQLKERMKKLGKELSDDDRKEYNSLRSQVVQKVAGNQGKLDNLIRQQKTDEVTVNTLKGKVDTLSAALEKYEGELETLGERKSSTEGNIKALSQEIDTKKKQYHQIQSERVRTSQRRTELEEKLETVAKQLREADDGRRQNDREARMKEMVNNLKRLYPGVKGRIGDLCKPKQKKFDEAVGIALGRDFDSVIVDTEKTGHECVQYLKDQRFPPMTFIPLDNIKVNAVNSAIKGISGARLTIDTIDFDAAYERAMAYACGSSVVCDNEKIAKVISYEKRIPVKTVTLDGLVIHKTGMMTGGRGPQDKGGKRRFENTDLEPLKKMAAKYKEEIEKLPKSGRRSAAEESLQIEIHGLEPRLAAAKAELAHLEKNYNSKKRERDNEERQLDELDPKYEEKKAELEATKRTVKEFSDAIAQVEDEVFSDFCRRLGFSDIRAYETEHRDMQREADEERTKFEVQKSRFQSQLTLARDMHSNLEKRLRKLQETLKGAERDLQSYQREKSDIEDSSHEISDELDALSETLEEYRGKLEEKSQKVSQAKAEVHKRSKEIDARQKEINALETVVQKNSAGKFALLRRCKLDQIQVPLLEGSLDNLPNEDNMLRQDADAMDVDEEVDDEDMMTAALENHGIEIDYDALDEEMKTSDDASVEEKLQDKIASLASELEKLNPNMRAIERLESVESRLKNTEKEFEDSRAALKAARDAFNHVKAQRYELFNKAFTHIQEQISHVYKDLTRSEAYPLGGQAYLDIEEDTDTPYLSGIKYHAMPPLKRFRDMEHLSGGEKTMAALALLFAIHSYQPSPFFVLDEVDAALDNANVDKIKKYIREHAGPGMQFIVISLKTGLFQDSESLVGVYRDQEVNSSRALTLDVSPPPQPIASPSLTRKQLRKYA; encoded by the exons ATGGGAAAGCTCATCCGCCTAGAGCTTTTCA ACTTCAAGTCCTACAAGGGCCATCATATCCTCTTGTTCGGTGATTCCTACTTCACTTCCATCATTGGGCCTAATGGATCCGGCAAGTCAAACTC CATGGACGCGATATCCTTCGTGCTTGGTATCAAGTCGTCGCATCTTCGATCAGCCCATTTGAAGGACCTGGTCTACCGTGGCCGCGTGCTGAAAACCTCGAAAATCAACGACGACGGCTCTGCTGAAGCGAATGGCAGTAATGGTCACTCGAACGGCGACGGAGACGAGTTGTCGCAAAAAGCCTCCAGGACCGATCCAAAGACTGCATGGGTCATGGCTGTATACGAAGACGATGCCGGTGACGAGCAAAAGTGGAAGCGCTCCATCACGAACCAGGGATCTAGCGAGTACCGCATCAACGATCGTGTTGTCACAGCCCAGCAGTACAACGAAGCGCTCGAATCCGAGAACATCCTGATTAAGGCTAGAAATTTCCTTGTCTTCCAAGGAGATGTTGAGGCTATTGCCGCGCAATCACCGCAAGACCTCACGAGACTGATCGAACAAATCTCCGGAAGTCTCGAGTATAAGGCTGAATACGAACGATTGCAGACTGAAGCTGAGCAAGCTGCTGAGAACCAAAGCTTTCAGCTTCACCGAAGACGCGGCATCAACTCCGAGATCAAGCAATATCAGGAACAGAAGAAGGAGGCAGACAACTTCCAGAAGAAGACGGACGAGAGAGACGAAGCCATCGTCAAACATGCTCTGTGGAAGCTCTATCACTTTCAACGTGGCATGGATGAGTCTACTGAGCAAATTCACGACCACCAACAGAACTTGCAGGAGTTTCAGCGCAACGTCGAATCCTTCAGACGGAAACTCGAAGTCGCCCAGAAAGAGCAGCAAGCGGCGGCAAAGGATGTCAATGGAGTGGAAAAAGCCATCAACGCCAAGAAGCGCGAGTTCGACGAATTGGAGCACCGGCTCATCCCCATTGACGCAAAGATTGAGGAAAAGACCCGCAACATTGAACAGGGTCGCTCGCGAATGGAGCCGGTGCGTAAAGAGCGCGACAAGCAGGCCGAGGTCATCAAGGAAGACGAGGCCCGACTCAAGACAACCGAGAAAGCCCAGCAACATTTCGAGAAGCAACTCAAAGAACGAATGAAGAAGCTGGGCAAGGAGCTCAGTGACGACGACCGCAAAGAGTACAACTCACTTCGCTCACAGGTTGTCCAAAAGGTCGCTGGCAACCAAGGCAAACTTGACAATCTGATCCGCCAACAAAAGACTGATGAGGTCACCGTTAATACCCTCAAGGGCAAGGTTGACACCCTTTCGGCCGCCCTAGAGAAATACGAGGGTGAATTGGAGACTCTCGGTGAGCGCAAGTCATCAACCGAGGGGAACATCAAGGCACTGTCTCAGGAAATCGACACGAAAAAGAAGCAGTACCATCAAATCCAGTCTGAGCGTGTTAGAACCAGCCAAAGACGCACAGAATTAGAGGAAAAGCTTGAAACTGTGGCCAAGCAACTGCGGGAGGCCGATGATGGGCGCAGACAGAATGACAGGGAAGCCAGGATGAAAGAAATGGTCAACAACCTGAAGCGACTCTATCCTGGCGTCAAGGGAAGGATCGGTGATCTCTGCAAGCCCAAACAGAAGAAATTCGATGAGGCTGTTGGTATTGCACTGGGCCGCGACTTCGATTCAGTCATTGTCGACACGGAGAAGACTGGCCACGAGTGTGTTCAGTACCTGAAGGACCAGCGCTTCCCGCCCATGACCTTCATTCCTCTCGACAACATCAAGGTCAACGCGGTGAACTCGGCCATTAAGGGCATCTCGGGAGCCCGGTTGACTATTGACACCATCGACTTTGATGCTGCCTACGAACGTGCCATGGCATACGCCTGTGGCAGCTCTGTGGTGTGTGATAATGAGAAGATCGCAAAGGTCATCTCGTACGAGAAGCGTATCCCTGTCAAAACGGTCACTCTGGACGGCTTGGTCATCCACAAGACGGGTATGATGACTGGTGGTCGTGGTCCTCAGGACAAGGGTGGAAAGAGGCGTTTCGAGAACACTGACTTGGAGCCTCTGAAGAAGATGGCAGCCAAATACAAGGAGGAAATCGAGAAACTTCCCAAGTCTGGTCGGCGTAGCGCTGCCGAGGAGTCTCTCCAGATTGAGATCCACGGCCTCGAACCCCGTCTGGCCGCTGCCAAGGCTGAGCTGGCGCACTTGGAAAAGAACTACAACTcgaagaagagagagagggacaACGAGGAGAGGCAGCTTGACGAGCTCGACCCCAAGtacgaggagaagaaggcggaACTCGAAGCTACAAAACGAACGGTCAAAGAATTCTCGGATGCCATTGCACAAGTGGAGGATGAGGTTTTCTCGGACTTCTGTAGGAGGCTCGGTTTCAGCGACATCCGGGCTTACGAGACAGAACACCGCGATATGCAACGGGAAGCCGACGAAGAGCGGACCAAGTTCGAGGTGCAAAAGTCTAGGTTCCAAAGTCAACTCACTTTGGCACGTGACATGCATAGCAACCTGGAAAAACGTCTTAGGAAGCTGCAAGAAACTCTTAAGGGGGCTGAGCGCGACCTACAGAGTTATCAACGGGAGAAGTCAGACATTGAGGATTCCAGTCACGAAATTTCTGACGAGCTCGATGCGCTTAGCGAAACGCTCGAGGAGTACCGTGGCAAATTGGAAGAGAAGAGCCAAAAGGTCTCCCAAGCCAAGGCTGAAGTACACAAGCGAAGCAAGGAAATCGACGCCAGGCAGAAAGAAATCAATGCTCTCGAGACTGTGGTGCAGAAGAACAGCGCGGGCAAGTTTGCTTTGCTCAGGCGATGCAAACTTGACCAGATCCAGGTGCCTTTACTCGAGGGCTCGCTTGACAACTTGCCAAATGAGGACAATATGCTGCGGCAAGATGCCGATGCCATGGACGTCGATGAGGAGGTGGACGACGAAGACATGATGACGGCTGCTCTCGAGAACCATGGCATCGAGATCGACTACGATGCCCTAGACGAGGAGATGAAGACG TCTGATGATGCCAGTGTCGAGGAGAAGTTGCAGGATAAGATTGCATCTCTGGCCTCAGAACTTGAGAAGCTCAACCCCAACATGAGGGCGATTGAGAGGCTCGAGAGCGTCGAGTCGAGGCTGAAGAACACGGAGAAGGAATTCGAAGACTCCAGAGCGGCGCTTAAGGCGGCCCGCGATGCGTTCAATCACGTCAAGGCTCAGCGCTATGAACTGTTCAACAAGGCCTTTACGCACATCCAAGAACAAATCTCGCACGTTTACAAGGACCTGACTCGATCAGAGGCGTACCCTCTCGGTGGCCAAGCGTACCTCGATATTGAGGAAGACACAGACACGCCCTACCTTTCAGGTATCAAGTATCACGCCATGCCGCCGCTGAAGCGGTTCAGAGACATGGAGCATCTCTCCGGAGGTGAAAAGACAATGGCTGCTCTCGCTCTGTTGTTTGCGATCCACAGCTACCAGCCAAGTCCGTTCTTCGTATTAGATGAGGTCGACGCTGCGCTAGACAACGCCAATGTCGACAAGATCAAGAAGTACATCCGCGAGCATGCTGGACCCGGCATGCAGTTCATTGTCATCAGTCTCAAGACCGGTTTGTTCCAAGACAGTGAGAGCTTGGTCGGTGTTTATCGCGATCAAGAAGTCAACAGTTCTAGAGCGCTGACTCTTGATGTAAGTCCTCCACCACAACCAATTGCGAGTCCATCACTGACTAGGAAACAGCTTCGAAAGTATGCGTAA
- a CDS encoding TFIIE alpha subunit, with the protein LSSPSKRSLGLTTPQRKHHHSIFPCEIGQSVNNMAQPLDLAKTLVKSVMRAFYETRFILIIDALIIHSALRDDDLAYLMATNTKDLHKACGKLREDRFLAVYTRLEYREDPKNPEAKPRPVNRTYYYIDYRQTIDAIKWRVYTVDKQIQGTTVPASERKEYFCGRCKSEWTQMEVLDNVGPTGFVCHRCNGPLTHDLERNSTGHEQSTRLNNQFKFITELLPRIDEMIVPDNTFDIAISKALPVVRDASYQSVTTIPVSSLQPTSVKGLDNVGPKSMSVSISTADGPSEAEKAAEKARKEKVAQQNALPSWMSNSTVTGESFSAEANPMPATKVEEVDDKGALSKSADNPEHAELDDYFARLKAEQEAEAARAMEEEEDDDDDEDEDAFEDVTPSIATPAPAIKAEPSPESEGRAVKKVKVEAPADGDDGESDEDMEFEDV; encoded by the exons CTAAGCTCGCCAAGCAAACGTTCTCTCGGCCTCACCACACCTCAAAGAAAGCATCATCACTCAATATTTCCCTGCGAAATTGGACAATCAGTCAACAATATGGCGCAGCCTTTGGATCTCGCAAAAACTCTCGTCAAGTCTGTTATGCGCGCCTTCTACGAAACGCGCTTCATTTTGATCATTGATGCGTTGATCATTCACTCTGC CCTCCGAGACGATGACTTGGCGTATCTGATGGCAACGAACACAAAGGATCTCCACAAGGCGTGTGGAAAGCTTAGAGAAGACCGATTTCTAGCTGT GTACACGAGACTAGAATATCGAGAAGATCCCAAGAATCCCGAGGCGAAGCCACGTCCTGTCAATCGAACCTACTACTACATTGACTACCGCCAAACGATTGACGCCATCAAATGGCGTGTATACACAGTCGACAAGCAAATCCAAGGCACCACGGTGCCGGCCAGCGAACGCAAGGAATACTTCTGCGGACGGTGTAAATCAGAATGGACGCAAATGGAGGTGCTTGACAACGTTGGCCCTACTGGCTTTGTCTGTCACCGGTGCAATGGTCCGCTTACGCACGATCTCGAGCGCAACTCCACAGGCCACGAGCAGTCGACACGACTAAATAACCAGTTCAAGTTCATCACCGAACTGTTGCCGCGCATAGACGAGATGATTGTCCCAGATAATACCTTCGATATCGCAATCAGTAAAGCCTTACCAGTTGTCCGCGACGCCAGTTACCAGAGCGTAACCACCATCCCTGTTTCATCCTTGCAGCCAACATCAGTCAAGGGTCTCGATAATGTTGGGCCCAAGTCTATGTCAGTCAGCATCTCAACGGCGGACGGACCTTCAGAGGCTGAGAAGGCAGCGGAGAAGGCCCGCAAGGAGAAGGTCGCACAGCAAAATGCACTTCCTTCGTGGATGTCTAACAGTACGGTCACGGGCGAGTCCTTCTCTGCCGAGGCCAATCCAATGCCCGCCACCAAGGTTGAGGAGGTGGATGACAAGGGGGCTTTGTCAAAGTCAGCAGATAATCCGGAACATGCAGAGCTGGATGACTACTTCGCCCGCCTCAAAGCCGAGCAAGAGGCTGAGGCAGCACGAGCaatggaggaggaggaagatgacgacgatgatgaggatGAAGACGCCTTTGAAGATGTCACACCGAGCATCGCAACTCCGGCGCCGGCTATCAAAGCTGAGCCCTCGCCAGAGTCTGAAGGAAGAGCAGTCAAGAAGGTCAAGGTGGAAGCACCAGCGGATGGGGATGACGGCGAGAGTGACGAAGACATGGAGTTTGAGGATGTCTAG
- a CDS encoding MAPEG family protein: protein MPLTLQVPDEYGYVLLVAASTFFINTTHVLLTSKYRKASGLVYPAPYASNEQADKDPKAYQFNCAQRAHANFTENQPSFLGALLISGLRFPVASAVLGAGWTLSRILYAFGYTSGAGPKGRTRGSIGSFLFDTALKFTSTYTALAMIMNW, encoded by the exons ATGCCTCTCACTCTCCAGGTCCCCGACGAGTACGG CTACGTCCTCCTCGTCGCCGCCTCAACCTTCTTCATCAACACCACCCACGTTCTCTTGACAAGCAAGTACCGCAAGGCCAGCGGCCTCGTCTACCCGGCCCCCTACGCCTCCAACGAGCAGGCCGACAAGGACCCCAAGGCATACCAGTTCAACTGCG CACAACGCGCCCACGCAAACTTCACCGAGAACCAGCCCTCTTTCCTCGGCGCCCTTCTCATCTCCGGCCTCCGCTTCCCCGTCGCCAGCGCCGTCCTCGGCGCCGGCTGGACCCTGTCCCGTATCCTTTACGCCTTTGGCTACACAAGCGGCGCTGGCCCCAAGGGCCGGACTCG TGGCTCCATTGGTTCTTTCCTCTTCGACACCGCACTCAAGTTCACGTCCACCTACACCGCTCTCGCCATGATTATGAATTGGTAA
- a CDS encoding zinc carboxypeptidase: MRPHVVLSSLASVAILVPAASAARFDAYPEYRHDASATAVRAKSDLFPFLKRLRNGVVEFVFGPHPAKASHLTSHVRTSLRDDHINEVVLRFNLTTAEEESAFAAAAARTFLDIWAFNHEFVDVRIRQDNVRSLLGLLPDSLKSAYSTLISDVAAAVYDTYPAVDVPAQTYRIPDGRANLKNAQNGNENYFFQDYQRLDVCDLTPVQALRTITEVITIGQSSEQRDILGLKVGMKTQAPGSEKRKTVVVAGGMHAREWISTTTTNYVAWSFITAFGREPMITKLLEHFDFIFIPAVNPDGIEYTWTTDRLWRKSRQETGMSWCHGFDLDHAFGYEWGDYSENDPCSESYGGKQPWQAAEARAVALWARNASLEDTEFIGLIDLHSYSQQVLFPFAYSCDVDPPNVENLEELAAGLAKAIRLSNGELYSVTSACEGAVAGRGSAPGAKRLETGGGSAIDWFYHELHAHYSYQIKLRDTGSYGFLLPRENIIPVGEEISSAMKYFGDYLLGNNGIEKSVGALTPTSDEPDRSLELRRLRKRK; this comes from the exons ATGCGGCCTCACGTCGTCTTGTCTTCGCTGGCCAGCGTCGCCATTCTGGTCCCCGCCGCCTCCGCTGCACGTTTCGACGCATACCCCGAATATCGCCACGACGCCTCCGCTACTGCCGTGAGAGCCAAGTCTGACCTCTTTCCCTTCCTGAAAAGACTTCGGAATGGCGTCGTTGAATTCGTCTTCGGACCCCATCCTGCCAAAGCTAGCCACCTGACATCTCACGTCCGAACAAGCCTGCGAGACGATCACATCAATGAGGTCGTCTTGCGCTTCAATCTCACCACCGCGGAAGAAGAGTCTGCctttgccgccgccgccgcccgtaCCTTTCTAGACATTTGGGCCTTCAACCATGAATTCGTCGATGTTCGAATTCGCCAAGACAATGTTCGATCGCTGCTTGGGCTTCTGCCCGACTCTCTGAAATCAGCTTACTCGACGTTGATATCGGATGTAGCAGCCGCTGTGTACGACACATATCCTGCCGTCGATGTCCCGGCTCAGACTTACCGCATCCCCGATGGTCGCGCAAACCTCAAGAATGCGCAAAACGGGAATGAGAACTATTTCTTCCAGGATTACCAGAGGCTTGATGTTTGTGACCTCACGCCCGTGCAAGCACTGCGGA CCATCACCGAAGTTATAACCATTGGGCAATCCTCTGAACAACGAGATATTCTCGGTCTCAAGGTTGGCATGAAGACCCAGGCGCCAGGCAGCGAAAAGCGGAAGACAGTCGTTGTTGCGGGAGGGATGCATGCAAGAGAGTGGATTTCCACGACAACTACCAACTATGTCGCTTGGTCATTCATTACGGCCTTCGGCAGGGAGCCCATGATCACCAAGCTGCTGGAGCACTTCGATTTCATCTTCATCCCGGCTGTCAACCCCGACGGTATCGAGTACACCTGGACTACAGATCGACTGTGGCGCAAGTCCCGGCAGGAGACGGGTATGTCTTGGTGCCACGGTTTCGACCTCGACCACGCCTTTGGCTATGAATGGGGCGACTACTCCGAAAACGACCCTTGCTCTGAGAGCTATGGCGGTAAACAGCCATGGCAGGCTGCCGAAGCCAGAGCTGTAGCACTCTGGGCGAGGAATGCATCCTTGGAGGATACCGAGTTTATTGGTCTCATTGACCTGCACTCCTATTCTCAACAGGTGCTATTTCCCTTCGCATACTCCTGCGACGTCGACCCGCCCAATGTCGAGAACCTCGAAGAGCTCGCTGCTGGGCTTGCCAAGGCCATCCGTCTGTCCAACGGAGAGCTGTACTCGGTCACATCGGCGTGCGAAGGAGCTGTCGCAGGACGAGGCTCTGCTCCAGGTGCTAAGCGTCTTGAGACAGGCGGTGGATCGGCCATTGACTGGTTCTATCATGAACTGCACGCGCATTATAGTTACCAGATCAAGTTGAGGGATACCGGCAGCTACGGCTTCCTTCTTCCCAGGGAAAACATCATTCCCGTCGGCGAAGAAATATCCAGCGCGATGAAGTACTTTGGAGACTATCTCCTTGGCAACAACGGAATCGAGAAGTCCGTAGGAGCCTTGACACCAACATCCGACGAACCGGATCGTAGTCTGGAGCTTCGACGACTCAGAAAGCGCAAATAG